The Pseudorhodobacter turbinis genome contains a region encoding:
- a CDS encoding ABC transporter permease yields the protein MPTATTQSRPHPFNLKGFNWGLSYWILLPSLALLVGVFLYPIISIGIRSFTDPEVGFSNYTALWQDGGTIRVILRTLKVGAIVAIVTAIIAYPYAYTMTLVSPKMRNILMIIVMLPFWTSVIARNFAWVLLLQRGGPVDSFFSLIGIDGVVLLRTSTGVTIAMAQVLLPYMVLPLYNNLRSIDRRLLDAASSLGAPRWRAFFDIYLPLSVPGLLAGISLVFVMTLGFYVTPAILGSPQESLVSQLIAARITTMLDFGGAGALAAVVLLITIVIMGVVRKIGSRPGLDQDELGK from the coding sequence ATGCCGACAGCTACGACGCAATCACGGCCACATCCGTTCAACCTTAAGGGCTTCAACTGGGGGCTTAGCTATTGGATTCTACTACCTTCTCTGGCGCTCTTGGTTGGCGTATTTCTCTATCCGATTATATCCATCGGGATTAGAAGCTTTACCGATCCAGAGGTTGGCTTTTCAAACTATACTGCGCTGTGGCAGGATGGAGGAACAATTCGGGTCATCCTCAGGACGCTTAAAGTTGGCGCGATAGTCGCGATTGTCACTGCGATAATCGCTTACCCCTATGCATATACAATGACGCTTGTTTCGCCAAAGATGCGGAATATCCTGATGATTATTGTAATGTTGCCTTTCTGGACGTCTGTCATCGCGCGCAACTTTGCTTGGGTGCTTTTGCTTCAGCGTGGTGGACCTGTCGACTCGTTTTTCTCTTTGATTGGCATTGATGGTGTTGTCCTGTTACGCACCTCGACCGGTGTGACAATTGCGATGGCGCAAGTTCTTCTGCCGTATATGGTGCTGCCACTTTATAATAATCTTCGCAGTATTGACCGTCGTTTGCTTGATGCGGCCTCCTCTCTCGGAGCACCGCGCTGGCGGGCCTTTTTTGATATCTACCTTCCACTTTCGGTTCCTGGTCTGCTGGCGGGCATCTCGCTGGTATTTGTTATGACGTTGGGCTTCTATGTGACGCCTGCAATCTTAGGCTCACCACAGGAATCCCTTGTGTCTCAGCTGATTGCCGCGCGCATTACAACGATGTTGGATTTTGGTGGAGCAGGTGCTCTTGCCGCGGTCGTCCTATTGATAACTATCGTCATCATGGGGGTCGTGCGCAAGATTGGAAGTCGTCCTGGCTTGGATCAAGATGAATTGGGAAAATAA